From a region of the Tenggerimyces flavus genome:
- a CDS encoding metallophosphoesterase family protein translates to MKVVAISDTHAPRRWRTMPAAVAAQLDGAELILHAGDVCVPSVLDELAAFAPVHVVQGNNDGPDVAAWGAPETLEVTIEGLRVGMIHDAGHKDGRAARMRRLFPEAGLVVFGHSHIPLDQSGYGVRILNPGSPTDRRRQPHGTLGVLEIADGALVSARLVEVT, encoded by the coding sequence ATGAAGGTCGTCGCGATCTCCGACACACACGCGCCGCGCCGGTGGCGGACGATGCCGGCCGCGGTCGCCGCGCAGCTGGACGGCGCGGAGCTGATCCTGCACGCCGGTGACGTGTGTGTGCCGAGCGTGCTCGACGAGCTGGCCGCGTTCGCGCCGGTGCACGTCGTGCAGGGCAACAACGACGGTCCGGACGTCGCGGCGTGGGGCGCTCCCGAGACGCTCGAGGTGACGATCGAGGGTCTGCGGGTGGGCATGATCCACGACGCCGGGCACAAGGACGGCCGAGCCGCGCGGATGCGGCGGCTGTTTCCCGAAGCCGGCTTGGTCGTCTTCGGGCACTCGCACATTCCCCTGGATCAGTCGGGCTACGGCGTACGCATCCTCAACCCTGGTTCGCCCACGGATCGTCGCCGGCAGCCGCATGGCACGCTCGGCGTCCTCGAGATCGCGGACGGCGCGCTGGTCTCCGCGCGTCTCGTCGAGGTGACCTAG
- a CDS encoding diaminopimelate decarboxylase family protein produces MTRSRQDHVKLKVLPRHAVLASQAWILHLRCCGCTYTIRDGAPWPLTTEQGALGDLHVGGVSLVQLAERFGTAAYVVDEQDLRARCRWYKEAFPNAEIIYAAKAFWCVTPGVDPRTHAAINTGVVDQKFGLPWSGGAVHEAVRRIVEQPLLEFAGLHCHLGSQITDPTAFDQAIERVLTLAATLQGEYGAALADLDLGGGHPVRYEAEDPPFYLSTFADHVHRKVNEVCAKLRIDVPRLSLEPGRAIAARAGVTVYRLVSVKRLPNGRCYVAVDGGLGDNPRPALYQARYTVRSLSRADNSRMEPMSVVGRYCEAGDVIAHDVLLPTHTHPGDLLAVATTGAYHHSMASSYNLVGRPPVIAVNGGTAKVVVRRGTENDLMERDLG; encoded by the coding sequence TTGACGCGAAGCCGTCAAGATCACGTCAAGCTCAAGGTCCTTCCGAGGCACGCGGTCCTAGCGTCGCAGGCATGGATCCTTCACCTCAGGTGTTGCGGGTGCACGTACACGATCCGCGACGGCGCGCCCTGGCCACTCACCACCGAGCAGGGCGCCCTCGGCGACCTGCACGTCGGCGGCGTCAGCCTGGTGCAGCTCGCCGAACGCTTCGGCACCGCCGCCTACGTGGTCGACGAGCAAGACCTCCGCGCCCGCTGCCGCTGGTACAAGGAGGCCTTCCCGAACGCCGAGATCATCTACGCCGCCAAGGCGTTCTGGTGCGTCACCCCCGGCGTCGACCCGCGCACCCACGCGGCCATCAACACCGGCGTCGTGGACCAGAAGTTCGGCCTGCCCTGGTCCGGCGGCGCGGTCCACGAGGCGGTACGAAGGATCGTCGAGCAACCGCTGCTGGAGTTCGCCGGGCTGCACTGCCACCTCGGCTCGCAGATCACCGACCCGACCGCGTTCGACCAGGCGATCGAGCGCGTGCTCACCCTCGCCGCGACCCTGCAGGGCGAGTACGGCGCCGCGCTCGCCGACCTCGACCTCGGCGGCGGCCACCCCGTGCGGTACGAGGCAGAGGATCCGCCGTTCTACCTGAGTACGTTCGCCGACCACGTCCACCGCAAGGTGAACGAGGTCTGCGCCAAGCTGCGCATCGACGTACCGCGCCTCAGCCTCGAACCAGGTCGCGCGATCGCCGCCCGAGCCGGCGTCACCGTCTACCGCCTTGTGTCGGTGAAGCGCCTGCCGAACGGGCGGTGCTACGTCGCCGTCGACGGCGGGCTCGGCGACAACCCGCGCCCCGCGCTCTACCAAGCCCGCTACACCGTGCGGTCGCTGAGCCGCGCCGACAACAGCCGGATGGAACCCATGAGCGTGGTCGGCAGGTACTGCGAAGCCGGCGACGTCATCGCGCACGACGTCCTGCTCCCCACCCACACCCACCCGGGCGACCTCCTCGCGGTCGCGACGACCGGCGCCTACCACCACTCGATGGCCTCGTCGTACAACCTCGTCGGCCGCCCGCCGGTGATCGCCGTCAACGGCGGCACGGCGAAGGTCGTCGTCCGAAGAGGGACCGAGAACGACCTGATGGAGCGCGATCTCGGCTAG
- a CDS encoding dihydrofolate reductase family protein: protein MSRRIVVVNFQSLDGVIQSVLFPDEDTEGGFDRGGWVPPYVDETVARVMKEATTKAGGMLLGRKTYEAFASIWPHQSEDDPAVAAMNRMPKYVASTTLREGTWAHTVILDDVPEAVAKLKHEDGADLVVFGSGQLLQTLREHDLVDEYQLLTFPIVLGKGKRMFPDGAQAKLGLVDVVTAGSGVVIATYRPTR from the coding sequence ATGAGCCGCCGCATCGTCGTCGTCAACTTCCAGTCGCTCGATGGAGTCATCCAGTCCGTCCTCTTCCCCGACGAGGACACCGAGGGTGGCTTCGACCGTGGCGGCTGGGTGCCGCCGTACGTCGACGAGACCGTCGCACGCGTCATGAAGGAGGCGACGACGAAGGCGGGCGGCATGCTGCTCGGGCGGAAGACGTACGAGGCCTTCGCCTCCATCTGGCCGCACCAGTCCGAGGACGACCCCGCGGTCGCGGCGATGAACAGGATGCCCAAGTACGTCGCGTCCACCACTCTCCGCGAGGGCACGTGGGCGCATACGGTCATCCTCGACGACGTGCCCGAAGCCGTCGCCAAGCTGAAGCACGAGGACGGCGCCGACCTCGTCGTCTTCGGCAGCGGCCAGCTGCTCCAGACGCTCCGCGAGCACGACCTGGTCGACGAGTACCAGCTGCTCACGTTCCCGATCGTCCTCGGCAAGGGCAAGCGGATGTTCCCCGACGGTGCGCAGGCGAAGCTCGGCCTCGTCGACGTCGTGACAGCCGGCAGCGGCGTGGTCATCGCGACGTACCGCCCGACCAGGTAG
- a CDS encoding YciI family protein, with amino-acid sequence MTQYLLSIYQPDHDPVDDVGQVARDVDAVEAAGKAAGAWVFAGGLGSGARVVRKGLVTDGPYVEGKEHVGGFVVIDVGTYDEALDWAKRLSDAATLPVEVRSLDWAR; translated from the coding sequence ATGACGCAGTACCTGCTCAGCATCTACCAGCCCGACCACGACCCGGTCGACGACGTCGGCCAGGTCGCGCGCGACGTCGACGCGGTCGAGGCCGCGGGCAAGGCCGCCGGCGCCTGGGTCTTCGCCGGCGGCCTCGGCTCGGGCGCGCGGGTCGTACGGAAGGGCCTCGTCACCGACGGCCCATACGTCGAGGGCAAGGAACACGTCGGCGGCTTCGTGGTCATCGACGTCGGCACGTACGACGAGGCCCTCGACTGGGCCAAGCGCCTGAGCGACGCCGCTACCCTGCCGGTCGAGGTCCGCTCTCTGGACTGGGCACGGTGA
- a CDS encoding aminoglycoside phosphotransferase family protein — translation MEHRIVHALVSVDGQYVGTAPPFEDAIPWWGEVADLTAHLDALLGVPTAVLRVAPTAGQSQPGGHVRYHVEAYGTPRAGVLDPTPPSDWAEIVRPQPLRANWAEIGGPRRMVEWAGGIVPLAGKPVQVKTWNLSCLLRLPISDGLAWAKATSAFASADGDIIRHVRACDPSLAPEPIAVDLERRWSLLAHAPGEDCWEPDDATVELVLRRWVSVQGVLAHQVGSIDAPATPSNGFPAALDELVERVAADLTPADREGVAALTARLPSLLSQLDSAGLPHTVVHGDFHPGNWRSDGLHRKIVDWADAYLGHPAADIDRLVGRVPPEQGALAEKIWADAWRATAPGSDPAAAIAPMAVLSKLVRGVLYQRFLDNIEPDERIYHEGDPLAMIREAVEAI, via the coding sequence ATGGAGCATCGGATCGTCCACGCCCTGGTGAGCGTCGATGGACAGTACGTGGGCACCGCGCCGCCGTTCGAGGACGCCATCCCCTGGTGGGGCGAGGTCGCGGACCTCACCGCGCACCTGGACGCGTTGCTCGGCGTTCCGACCGCGGTGCTGCGGGTCGCCCCGACCGCCGGCCAGTCGCAGCCGGGCGGGCACGTGCGGTACCACGTCGAGGCCTACGGCACCCCACGTGCGGGCGTGCTCGACCCGACACCGCCATCCGACTGGGCAGAGATCGTCCGTCCGCAGCCGCTGCGCGCGAACTGGGCGGAGATCGGCGGGCCGCGGCGGATGGTGGAGTGGGCGGGCGGCATCGTTCCGCTGGCCGGCAAACCCGTCCAGGTGAAGACGTGGAACCTCTCCTGCCTCCTCCGGCTGCCGATCTCGGACGGCCTGGCCTGGGCGAAGGCGACGAGCGCTTTCGCGTCGGCGGACGGCGACATCATCCGGCACGTCCGGGCGTGCGACCCGTCGCTGGCTCCTGAGCCGATCGCCGTGGATCTGGAACGTCGATGGTCGTTGCTCGCGCACGCGCCGGGTGAAGACTGCTGGGAGCCGGACGACGCGACGGTCGAGCTGGTGCTTCGGCGCTGGGTCTCGGTGCAGGGCGTTCTCGCCCACCAGGTGGGCTCGATCGATGCGCCTGCGACGCCGTCGAACGGATTCCCGGCAGCGCTCGACGAGCTGGTCGAACGGGTCGCCGCCGACCTCACGCCGGCCGACCGGGAAGGCGTCGCGGCGTTGACCGCGCGGCTCCCTTCGTTGCTTTCCCAGCTGGACTCGGCAGGGCTCCCGCACACAGTTGTGCACGGCGACTTCCACCCGGGCAACTGGCGGTCGGACGGGCTCCACCGGAAGATCGTCGACTGGGCGGACGCGTACCTCGGCCACCCGGCCGCCGACATCGACCGGCTCGTCGGGCGAGTGCCTCCCGAGCAGGGTGCGCTGGCGGAGAAGATCTGGGCCGACGCGTGGCGTGCGACGGCTCCGGGCTCCGACCCGGCGGCCGCGATCGCGCCGATGGCGGTGCTGTCGAAACTGGTACGCGGCGTTCTGTACCAGCGGTTCCTGGACAACATCGAGCCGGACGAGCGGATCTACCACGAGGGCGACCCGCTCGCGATGATCCGCGAGGCGGTCGAGGCGATCTAG
- a CDS encoding aquaporin → MTPRGVRAHFNPVVSAADAWLGRGKGGLRSKELAAYVGAQVVGGIGGALLANAMFAVPLGWSTTQRGGVGQWLGEFVATAGLVFLIFALVRSDRAGSAPAAVGAYIGAAYWFTSSTSFANPAVTIARAFSDTFAGIAPGSILLFVVAQPAGRTTRADRLIRPADLARMRDHDRSHRPLTQRTRPGTVGR, encoded by the coding sequence GTGACACCGCGAGGGGTTCGCGCCCACTTCAACCCGGTCGTCTCCGCCGCCGACGCCTGGCTCGGCCGCGGCAAAGGCGGCCTGAGGAGCAAGGAACTCGCGGCGTACGTCGGTGCCCAGGTCGTCGGCGGCATCGGCGGCGCGCTGCTCGCGAACGCGATGTTCGCTGTACCGCTCGGCTGGTCGACGACGCAGCGCGGCGGGGTCGGCCAGTGGCTGGGGGAGTTCGTCGCCACCGCCGGGCTGGTGTTCCTGATCTTCGCGCTGGTCCGGTCCGACCGGGCCGGATCCGCACCGGCGGCGGTCGGCGCGTACATCGGCGCGGCGTACTGGTTCACCTCGTCGACGTCGTTCGCCAACCCCGCCGTGACGATCGCGCGGGCGTTCAGCGATACCTTCGCTGGTATAGCGCCGGGATCCATCCTGCTGTTCGTCGTCGCCCAGCCAGCCGGGCGTACCACGCGAGCTGACCGGTTGATCCGCCCGGCAGACCTTGCGAGGATGCGCGACCATGACCGATCTCACCGCCCGCTCACTCAGCGAACTCGTCCAGGCACTGTCGGCCGGTGA
- a CDS encoding GNAT family N-acetyltransferase encodes MTGVEVVELGDPARQRDATTLVFEYFALTAVEIDRPVPERVTDLPPSLRVECEDLAAAYPEPGFVLVAYVDGEPAGVVGLKAPGEVKRLYVRPEHRSNGVGRRLMEHLHERAAERGMRRVVLDVLPSRKQVIDFYRRLGYTDIDPPPGETFPMLYLARNVENGDARPCEG; translated from the coding sequence ATGACGGGGGTCGAGGTCGTGGAGCTGGGCGATCCCGCGCGACAACGGGACGCCACCACCTTGGTGTTCGAGTACTTCGCGCTCACGGCCGTCGAGATCGACCGGCCGGTGCCGGAGCGGGTGACGGATCTGCCCCCGAGCCTGCGGGTCGAGTGCGAGGACCTCGCGGCGGCCTATCCCGAGCCGGGGTTCGTGCTGGTCGCGTACGTCGACGGCGAGCCCGCCGGCGTCGTCGGACTCAAGGCACCAGGCGAGGTCAAGCGGCTGTACGTACGACCCGAGCACCGCTCGAACGGTGTCGGCCGGCGGCTGATGGAGCACCTGCATGAGCGCGCCGCGGAACGAGGCATGCGGCGGGTCGTCCTCGATGTCCTCCCCAGCCGGAAGCAGGTCATCGACTTCTACCGCCGCCTCGGCTACACCGACATCGACCCGCCGCCGGGCGAAACCTTCCCGATGCTCTACCTGGCGCGAAATGTCGAGAACGGCGACGCCCGACCGTGTGAAGGGTGA
- a CDS encoding SRPBCC family protein: protein MTHDVSSTRTLPVPPAEVWKAWESSDYLKRWWGPQGFTCPTADVDLREGGRTLVSMTAPGFGEIYNTWTYSRIVPHERIEYVLRFTDKDGAPHDPPMPDIPNEVPHVVTFSALPEGGTTLTVVEFGYASAEAAAISRGGLEQCLDKLEAIYA, encoded by the coding sequence ATGACACACGACGTGAGCTCGACGCGAACGCTGCCCGTCCCACCCGCCGAGGTCTGGAAGGCGTGGGAGTCGTCCGACTACCTCAAGCGGTGGTGGGGTCCGCAGGGCTTCACCTGTCCAACCGCCGACGTCGACCTCCGTGAGGGCGGCCGGACGCTCGTCTCGATGACCGCGCCGGGCTTCGGCGAGATCTACAACACGTGGACGTACAGCCGGATCGTCCCGCACGAGCGGATCGAGTACGTACTGCGCTTCACCGACAAGGACGGTGCGCCACACGATCCGCCGATGCCCGACATCCCGAACGAGGTGCCGCACGTGGTGACGTTCTCGGCCCTTCCCGAGGGCGGCACCACGCTGACCGTCGTCGAGTTCGGCTACGCCTCAGCCGAGGCCGCCGCGATCTCGCGGGGCGGTCTCGAGCAGTGCCTGGACAAGCTCGAAGCGATCTACGCCTAG
- a CDS encoding phosphotransferase, with amino-acid sequence MTSALTAVGLPADAPCEPTTGATGELFRVSVGASTYALRLVSAASAVVGVLATMDAARGAGLPVPALIRQADWTNGHALLFEWMSGLSVPEALTRDPSSAGEMGRQLGITQRHIHGITAPASLPRVKDDPFGPPTYPIDSSGLPDGDALLHLDWHPLNVLVDNGALTAVLDWDNARAGHPYADLARTHTLLTIDPALSQLSPVERKGVAELAAGWAAGYGPEASSIPASCLAWAGRAMLRDLAARCSAEELAPVRAWTAAHEAA; translated from the coding sequence ATGACTTCGGCGCTCACCGCTGTCGGCCTGCCCGCCGACGCTCCGTGCGAGCCAACGACCGGCGCGACCGGGGAGCTGTTCCGGGTCTCGGTCGGGGCTTCGACGTACGCCCTCCGGCTCGTGTCGGCCGCATCGGCGGTGGTGGGCGTGCTCGCCACGATGGACGCCGCGCGCGGTGCGGGACTGCCGGTGCCGGCGCTGATTCGCCAAGCGGACTGGACGAACGGGCATGCGCTGCTGTTCGAGTGGATGTCCGGCTTGAGCGTTCCGGAGGCCCTCACCCGCGACCCTTCCTCAGCTGGCGAGATGGGCCGGCAGCTCGGGATCACCCAGCGCCACATCCATGGGATCACGGCTCCGGCGTCGCTGCCCCGGGTGAAGGACGACCCCTTCGGACCGCCGACGTACCCCATCGACTCGTCCGGGCTGCCCGACGGCGACGCATTGCTGCACCTGGACTGGCATCCGCTCAACGTGCTCGTCGACAACGGCGCGTTGACAGCGGTGCTCGACTGGGACAACGCGCGGGCTGGGCATCCGTACGCCGACCTGGCCCGCACGCACACGTTGCTCACCATCGACCCGGCGCTCTCCCAGCTCTCCCCTGTCGAACGCAAGGGTGTCGCCGAGCTGGCAGCGGGGTGGGCGGCCGGCTACGGCCCGGAGGCGTCCTCGATCCCGGCTTCCTGCCTGGCGTGGGCGGGCCGGGCGATGCTCCGCGACCTGGCGGCGCGCTGCTCCGCCGAGGAGCTCGCTCCGGTGCGTGCCTGGACCGCTGCGCACGAGGCCGCGTAG
- a CDS encoding transglutaminase-like domain-containing protein produces the protein MTAHESPYAQVPVDPALARLRLLAEGFLRDKADEDLLGLVSELRSDAEVWPHLWAPGCALAAARLGRAGEARKLLDEALAAGFCQPSLFGEELAEWFGDQDGLVRSVPPPSVELLSFPDPAPHVPLEFERIAGDRVALLRELLPPVHASAWATAKALLTWVHTRWEHANDHVELIDAVHVLERVAAGERFACVEYSIVLTQALNAVGIPARRVFLYSRDHHVGLGRSHVVSEAWIDDLGRWVILDGQNGAYWSTQQGDPLGLPALRHGLLKGGEVPRMNGLVESYDEATASAWWQYFASGWTTGVAWGDGASFVPVVQQLRLMRPERVVRDPAVAYPSMHDVAVGLAGTVREPVLTFTSSHPYVRGVLGTLELSAGEHVAPLAVVTPYGEFPAGEVRYRVTVPSPESGPRPAG, from the coding sequence GTGACAGCTCATGAGTCGCCCTACGCGCAGGTGCCCGTCGACCCTGCGCTCGCGCGGCTCCGGCTGCTCGCCGAGGGGTTCCTGCGGGACAAGGCGGACGAGGACCTGCTGGGGCTGGTCTCCGAGCTGCGGTCGGACGCCGAGGTGTGGCCGCACCTGTGGGCGCCGGGCTGCGCTCTCGCGGCGGCGCGGTTGGGGCGGGCGGGGGAGGCGCGGAAGCTGCTCGACGAGGCTCTCGCTGCGGGCTTCTGTCAGCCTTCGCTGTTCGGTGAGGAGCTTGCCGAGTGGTTCGGCGACCAGGACGGGTTGGTCCGGAGCGTTCCACCGCCTTCGGTCGAGTTGCTCTCCTTCCCGGACCCGGCTCCGCACGTTCCGCTCGAGTTCGAGCGCATCGCCGGCGATCGCGTGGCCCTGCTCCGGGAGCTGCTGCCGCCGGTTCACGCGAGTGCCTGGGCGACCGCTAAGGCGTTGTTGACCTGGGTGCACACGCGGTGGGAGCACGCGAACGACCACGTCGAGCTGATCGACGCCGTACACGTGCTGGAGCGCGTGGCCGCGGGGGAGCGGTTCGCGTGCGTCGAGTACAGCATCGTGCTGACCCAGGCGCTGAACGCGGTCGGCATCCCCGCGCGGCGCGTGTTCCTCTACAGCCGTGACCACCACGTGGGCCTCGGGCGGTCGCATGTCGTGTCGGAGGCGTGGATCGACGACCTTGGCCGGTGGGTGATCCTCGACGGGCAGAACGGCGCCTATTGGTCAACCCAGCAAGGCGATCCACTCGGCCTGCCGGCGCTCCGCCACGGTCTCCTCAAGGGCGGCGAGGTGCCGCGCATGAACGGGCTCGTCGAGAGCTACGACGAGGCGACGGCGTCGGCTTGGTGGCAATACTTCGCGAGCGGCTGGACGACGGGTGTCGCCTGGGGCGATGGTGCGTCGTTCGTGCCCGTCGTTCAGCAGCTGCGGCTGATGCGGCCCGAGCGCGTCGTCCGCGATCCCGCGGTGGCGTACCCGTCGATGCACGACGTGGCCGTCGGGCTGGCCGGGACCGTGCGCGAGCCGGTGTTGACGTTCACATCGTCGCATCCGTACGTGCGCGGGGTCCTTGGCACGCTGGAGCTGTCGGCTGGGGAGCACGTGGCGCCTCTCGCCGTCGTGACGCCGTACGGAGAGTTCCCGGCTGGCGAGGTGCGCTACCGCGTCACCGTGCCCAGTCCAGAGAGCGGACCTCGACCGGCAGGGTAG
- a CDS encoding SDR family oxidoreductase has protein sequence MLEGKVAVIYGAGGAIGGAVAREGARLFLTGRNPSTFEALAKETNAAAAEVDATDERAVEDHLSTLDRVDISFNAIGLSDPTLLGTPLTDLDLATFTQPITTWVSSYFLTARLAARRMLEHKQGVLMTVTTLHSRTGLPLVGGYGPAMAAKEALTRELSAELAPHGIRAVGLRPNAIPEAATTRAAFIPRAKAMGMSWEQFQEVLASRTHPKRLTTLAEVGDTAAFLASDRASGMTGTTVNLTMGCLDD, from the coding sequence ATGCTCGAAGGCAAGGTCGCCGTCATCTACGGCGCGGGCGGCGCGATCGGCGGCGCCGTCGCCCGCGAGGGCGCCCGGCTCTTCCTCACCGGCCGCAACCCCAGCACGTTCGAAGCGCTCGCCAAGGAGACCAACGCCGCGGCGGCCGAGGTCGACGCCACCGACGAACGAGCGGTCGAGGACCACCTGAGCACCCTCGACCGAGTCGACATCTCGTTCAACGCGATCGGACTCTCGGACCCGACCCTGCTCGGCACCCCGCTCACCGACCTGGACCTCGCGACGTTCACGCAGCCGATCACGACCTGGGTGAGCTCGTACTTCCTCACCGCTCGCCTCGCCGCCAGGCGCATGCTCGAGCACAAGCAAGGTGTGCTCATGACCGTCACCACGCTCCACTCGCGGACCGGCCTGCCGCTCGTCGGCGGCTACGGTCCGGCGATGGCGGCCAAGGAGGCGCTGACCCGCGAGCTGTCCGCCGAGCTCGCACCGCACGGGATCCGCGCGGTCGGGCTGCGGCCGAACGCCATCCCCGAAGCCGCCACGACCCGGGCGGCGTTCATCCCGCGGGCGAAGGCGATGGGGATGAGCTGGGAGCAGTTCCAGGAGGTCCTTGCCAGCAGGACGCACCCGAAGCGCCTGACGACGCTCGCCGAGGTGGGCGACACCGCCGCGTTCCTGGCATCGGACCGGGCGAGCGGAATGACCGGGACGACCGTCAACCTCACGATGGGCTGCCTCGACGACTAG
- a CDS encoding SDR family oxidoreductase: protein MTRALEGQVALVTGATRGAGRGIAIELGVAGATVYCTGRTTRAQRSPLNRPETIEETAELVNEAGGTGIAVQVDHMDIEQVRALVARIEQEQNGRIDLLVNDIWGGQGELTDNHAKPFWEHDLEHRLGILRNAVDTHVITSWFVAPLMAKRQKGLMIGITDGAPDMYHDNLFYDLCKKSVMRLAVGYGTDGKPYGITGVAISPGWLRSEEMLEWAEVTEENWQDYYWRDPEHRHSFWLRSESPRFTGRAVVALASDPEVARWNCRTMYAEQLSVEYGFTDLNGVTPGQGIYSAAVIDGQALRREDYLPR, encoded by the coding sequence ATGACGAGAGCACTCGAAGGACAGGTCGCCCTGGTGACCGGCGCGACCCGCGGCGCCGGCCGCGGGATCGCGATCGAGCTCGGCGTCGCGGGCGCGACCGTGTACTGCACGGGGCGGACGACGCGCGCCCAGCGATCGCCGCTGAACCGGCCGGAGACCATCGAGGAGACCGCCGAGCTCGTGAACGAGGCCGGCGGCACCGGCATCGCCGTGCAGGTCGACCACATGGACATCGAGCAGGTGCGCGCGCTGGTCGCGCGGATCGAGCAGGAGCAGAACGGGCGGATCGACCTGCTGGTCAACGACATCTGGGGTGGGCAGGGGGAGCTGACCGACAACCACGCCAAGCCGTTCTGGGAGCACGATCTCGAGCACCGGCTCGGGATCCTCCGCAACGCGGTCGACACGCACGTGATCACCAGCTGGTTCGTCGCGCCGCTGATGGCGAAACGCCAGAAGGGCTTGATGATCGGCATCACCGACGGCGCGCCGGACATGTACCACGACAACCTGTTCTACGACCTGTGCAAGAAGTCGGTGATGCGGCTGGCTGTGGGCTATGGCACCGACGGCAAGCCGTACGGGATCACCGGCGTGGCGATCTCGCCCGGGTGGCTGCGCTCGGAGGAGATGCTCGAGTGGGCCGAGGTCACCGAGGAGAACTGGCAGGACTACTACTGGCGCGACCCGGAGCACCGCCACAGCTTCTGGCTCCGGTCGGAGAGCCCGCGCTTCACCGGTCGCGCGGTGGTCGCGCTGGCGAGCGATCCCGAGGTGGCGCGATGGAACTGCCGGACGATGTACGCGGAGCAACTCTCGGTGGAGTACGGGTTCACCGATCTGAACGGCGTGACACCAGGGCAGGGGATCTACAGCGCAGCGGTGATCGATGGCCAGGCACTACGGCGGGAGGACTACCTGCCGCGATAA
- a CDS encoding amidase: MTDLTARSLSELVQALSAGEVTATEVVQAHLDRIAELNPRLNALTPIDAEAVLAAAATAEGPLGGVPFTVKENLDVAGSATTWGLPALAGAIAQTDAPAVSRLRQAGGVPIGRGNMPDFALRWHTDSSLRGQTLNPWSPDVSPGGSSGGEAAAVASGMSPLGLCSDYGGSVRVPAAACGVVGLKPTPGRIPAANAPTSGVPNLGQQLMATLGVVVRTVADAALAFGLLAGADPRDPASTPIPFTPGREGGPLRVGITTNACDAEVGGAIQRAAELLAKAGHHVETAEPPIVDAADSWLNETVTEISVGTLPLMRQAGGPAANQIVDEMLRLRPPLDLAGYQGLFPARLLLARAWSAWFAEYDVLLGPVSGRPTPAPGYDLEPGSLDQLREDMLLTLAVSAMGLPAVSLPAGLDSRGAPLAVQIVSWRYRENVCLDVAAELERSFGSLAPPPAIG; the protein is encoded by the coding sequence ATGACCGATCTCACCGCCCGCTCACTCAGCGAACTCGTCCAGGCACTGTCGGCCGGTGAGGTGACCGCGACCGAGGTCGTCCAGGCGCACCTGGACCGGATCGCCGAGCTCAACCCGCGGCTGAACGCGCTGACGCCGATCGACGCCGAGGCCGTTCTCGCCGCGGCCGCCACGGCGGAAGGACCGCTCGGCGGCGTCCCGTTCACCGTGAAGGAGAACCTCGACGTCGCCGGCTCGGCCACGACGTGGGGACTGCCCGCGCTCGCGGGCGCCATCGCGCAGACCGACGCGCCGGCCGTCTCGCGGTTGAGGCAGGCGGGTGGCGTCCCGATCGGCCGCGGGAACATGCCGGACTTCGCGCTGCGGTGGCACACCGACAGCTCGCTGCGCGGGCAGACGCTCAACCCCTGGTCGCCGGACGTGTCGCCCGGCGGTTCGAGCGGCGGCGAGGCCGCAGCCGTCGCGAGCGGCATGAGCCCGCTCGGGTTGTGCTCCGACTACGGCGGCTCGGTCCGCGTACCGGCCGCCGCCTGCGGAGTCGTCGGGCTCAAGCCGACGCCCGGCCGGATCCCGGCCGCAAACGCGCCGACCTCCGGCGTCCCCAACCTCGGGCAGCAGCTGATGGCGACGCTGGGTGTGGTCGTCCGTACGGTGGCCGACGCGGCGCTCGCGTTCGGGTTGCTCGCCGGAGCTGACCCGCGCGACCCGGCGAGTACGCCGATCCCGTTCACCCCCGGCCGGGAAGGCGGTCCGCTCCGGGTCGGCATCACGACCAACGCCTGCGACGCCGAGGTCGGCGGCGCGATCCAGCGCGCTGCCGAGCTGCTCGCGAAGGCCGGCCACCACGTCGAGACCGCCGAGCCGCCGATCGTCGACGCCGCCGACTCGTGGCTGAACGAGACCGTCACCGAGATCTCGGTCGGCACGCTCCCGCTGATGCGCCAGGCGGGCGGTCCCGCTGCGAACCAGATCGTCGACGAGATGCTGCGGCTCCGCCCGCCGCTGGACCTCGCCGGCTACCAGGGACTGTTCCCCGCGCGGCTGCTGCTGGCGCGGGCGTGGAGCGCGTGGTTCGCCGAGTACGACGTGCTGCTCGGTCCGGTCTCCGGCCGGCCGACGCCGGCGCCTGGGTACGACCTCGAGCCCGGCTCGCTGGACCAGCTTCGCGAGGACATGCTGCTGACGTTGGCGGTGAGCGCGATGGGCCTGCCGGCGGTCAGCCTGCCCGCCGGTCTGGACAGCCGCGGCGCTCCGCTCGCCGTGCAGATCGTGTCGTGGCGCTACCGCGAGAACGTCTGCCTCGACGTCGCCGCCGAGCTGGAGCGCTCGTTCGGTTCCCTCGCGCCACCCCCAGCAATCGGCTGA